The Rhododendron vialii isolate Sample 1 chromosome 1a, ASM3025357v1 region GAAGGTAAGATACTTGAAATTCTTTTAGTGATGCTAGTCATTAGTATTTAACGAACCATAACTTAAATTTAGCTAGCATAACTAACTTTTCCTTGGTTATATATACTACTTTAGGTAAATTGGTTGAGGGCTAACAAGTCAATAGAGGCGACCGATGAACTATGGTCATTAGCAAATGGTCCCAATTTGCTAGTGAAGGAGCACTACGGTTGCATAACTAATGGGTTAAGGTTCCGTACAAGAGAAGTAGATGACCGCCGTAGGAGTCAAAATAGTGGCGTGCTTGCTCATGGAGACCACGAGGGGAAGATGCACAAGTATTATGGTCACTTGATGAAAGTTTGGGAATTCGAGTACTTGTGTGAGAATACAGTCCTTTTGTTTCAATGTGAGTGGTACAACACCGGCAACACAGGCCGAAATGGCACTATACGAACTGATAAATACTGCACAAGTATTAATGTTAAGAGTCGGTGGTGTTAATCTGACACATTCATCTTGCCTAGCCAAGCAAAGCAAGTTTTCTACCTAAATGATACAAAATGTGGTGAACCTTGGCAAGTTGTGTAGTTGGTCAAGCAAAGGGGTGTGTTTGATTTACCAGAGGTGGGAGATGGTGAACCACCGGATTCTCTAGAATGTACCGATGCCTTCCAACAAGAAAGTATGACCTCAGGAGTGCCAATTGACATTGAAGGTAATATTCGGTTCCGTAGGGAAGACGCTGAAGTTGAGGTTATTGCTGGAGTTGGGCCATTAAATGAAATAACAGAAAACCTAACAGATGATGAATTTGATGAAGAGCATGAAATAATATGAGAGGATATAAATGATGAAGCTGGTGAAGATGATGAAATATCCGATGCTGATATGGATCCTAATATGGATTATGACGCtgagttcttttttttgggtagataTATGTACTTCTAAGCATTGTATGTGGATCCTTATATGTATTTTACATGTGCTTAGTTTTTGAAGTTATGGGTTTTCATTAGATATTTTGTTTTACACTGCTCTTAATCTGCATTAATTTTAAACTGCGTTGTTTATTTATAGTTCATCGTCACGCAGAAATGTCTAGAGGAGAAAAAGtgcctaccaaaaaaaaacaaggaaaagtaATGCTCCAACCTAATTTTCTAGCAActcattaattacaaaacaCATTATGAGAGGataagagatgagaaagtaaagAGGAACAATGAGGTATTGGAATCTCTTGGGGTTATGAAAATTGCAACATCTATGATGGGATCGGCTCGGCACCAGTGTGCAAATGATAATGGGAAGCGTGGTAGGGCTGATCAGGTGGACGACCCTGACTATATACTATCAAATGATGAGGATGGTCATGGCGATAACAGTGAGTCTGATGACTCTTTTGAGCAAGAGGTAATaatgtatcttttttttaatcctttctTCTTGTACTTTTTCTATTGCCTTCTCGTATGAAAGAACTGCAATATGTATTAATACTGGTGCATTTTGTATTCTATTATTATAGGACATAGAGATACCACCAGGTGGTCTACCAGCACAATCGCATACAGAGCCACAATGTGGTGCAACTCTGATCTCTGAGAGGGTCACCCAATCAACACCTCATCCCTACATGGAAAGCCAGGCCTCACTGCCTCCTATTGCTCAGCCACAAAATGAGGTGCTACCTGAGAACAATGGCGGTGAGTAATGTAATATATGGTTTATTTTTACAGTTACATTATCTTGTTTTAGGTAGTCTAAGTAAAATTATGACTGGTGTGCTCTTTGTGGAAAAAAGAACAATTGACTGAAAACCTTACGAAAAAGAAGAGGTAATGTGATAGCTTGCTATGTACCAAGGGTTTCATTCTTTGATTGTTTCTATGCATGGCTGTGATAGCTATATCATACTTACCCTCATATCACTTTATCATACCTGAggggtttttggttttcattGGTGGGCATTTGTCATGTGATGACCCCAAAGGTTTGTGCTTAGGACACTTGTGCACCTGCTGTTACTTTAACTTCTTGTCAATTCCATTGTTAACATATATGTGCTTGTGTGCTATTGGAAAGTGATATTGGAAAGTGCCTGTACTTGTGTCCCAAGTATATGATACTTGAATGTGCTGGATTTTTTTGCTAATACTGTGTATATTAGCTGTTATTGTAACTGGTCTCATTAAGAATATTTAGATCCTCTAGTCTTTGCTTGGTTGCTTTGAATGACTAGCTGTACATAGCTGTTTTCTTTTAGCTGCTCTGAATGACTCTTACTGCTGATGCTTACTGTTGTTTGCTGCTTGCTGTACATAGTTGTTTGCTTCTATATTCTGATGCTTACTGCTTTTGCTGCTATTGTTTGCTGCTCAAATAGCAATAGTTAGTTATCTACTGCTACTGATGTTCCATCCATTTGCAAATGGACTGTTTGAACTGGTACCAGCTGCCAGCTATCAATTACTACCATTTACTGCCATCTCTTTTGTAAATGCTTAAGAGGACTAGGATACAAATATTGTCCTTTACTACTAGTTTGTCATAGTGAAGTCACTGAATTTTGGTTTCTGTTTTCTATTATGGCTGCTGTTTTTCAAGCCAGGGCAAAATACAGTTTCCTACAGCTGCTGCTGCTCTATTGTGTGAAGCCTACTGTTGCTTCTGTTCTGTCAGACCAGTAGCAGTGCTGCTACTGTTCTGTTATCCTATTTTGTTACTGTTACTATGGcattgttttccttccctctttACTGGATGGATTGGAAACATCGCATATTATTTAGCCCATGTGGCCATTTGGTGTAAAcaattttatttacttttgttttgttttctttttgacagAAATCAATAGACCTACCCGTGGACCTACGCGAGGCATTCAAGCTCAGGGACTCATTGACAAACAAGGAAAGCTTCCAGTTCCCATTCCACAACTATTCCGTGCGCCGGTAGGAAAGCATGCTACTCAATTGACCTCAAGGATTGGTGTCGAGGTTCGCACACATGTGATAGACGTTGGCGTCCCTAGGTGGAAAGCAGTAGATGAGAGTGTTAAAGCGCCTATACTTCAGCGCATAATGGTAAACGCTGAGTATTTCCAACAGTTAATCTTTCATTTGCAGCTACTCTCTTTCATTTGCAGCACACGTAAACGGAAGGTTAGAGTGATGAAAAGTGAGCACCTTTGTCTGAGTCCTCTTGTTTTGAAACCAAAAC contains the following coding sequences:
- the LOC131335280 gene encoding uncharacterized protein LOC131335280, with product MKIATSMMGSARHQCANDNGKRGRADQVDDPDYILSNDEDGHGDNSESDDSFEQEDIEIPPGGLPAQSHTEPQCGATLISERVTQSTPHPYMESQASLPPIAQPQNEVLPENNGEINRPTRGPTRGIQAQGLIDKQGKLPVPIPQLFRAPVGKHATQLTSRIGVEVRTHVIDVGVPRWKAVDESVKAPILQRIMDKFDLQGDPIDVEKAVATQYGRRLSNHNFILHKKYKKLKETKGEEYARNNPPAGVNPEQWTSLVTKKWIVPKWLERSEKNTSNRSWSKTKHRCGSKSLPVRVATVMHDNGGVVPAVTEMYKDTHFNKDTQKWISSESEVLYDKMIQIEIEHNA